The Brassica napus cultivar Da-Ae chromosome C7, Da-Ae, whole genome shotgun sequence genomic interval AACACAGAGAGGTACATTCAGTTTCAAAGGGAACACCACAGCCTATGTCTTTGAATGTCTCTGCAGTGAAATCAAGACTTTGGACGAAGATTTCGGTTTCCAAATTACCCTTCTTCCTATGAGCAATCCAGTACATGTTTCCATTCATCGACAAAGATTGATAATGAGGAAACCAAAGCTTTACACACGAATCGAGAGCAGCATCAACACTTCTCCAGAGTTTAGACTTGCACTCATATATCTCGAGACCTGAATTTTTCATAACATTAAACCTCATGATCTTGTAGTTTTCACGAGATACACTGTTGTATCCAAAACCATAGACGATACTATACCTTTCGAATTGTCTCGAGGGTTCAATCCAATAGAATCTCCTCAAAACCGGATTCCAAATTACAAGCTTACTAGTATCTCCTTCAATACATTGACATAGCAATAAACCGTCGCAGTGGATCATTCGACGAATTTCAGGTGTACCTTGAAAACGTGAGCGAGCTTGGGTCTCAAGATTGAAGAGGTTAACTGATTCATTGTGATGCGCCAGTTGTATGAATTGTTCCCGGGAGAGATCCAAGTGTTTGTAGATGAATCTCTTGTCGTTAAGAAGAGAATACCATTGTTTGCATATGGATTTAAATCGTACCAAAGATCCGTGTGGAATCCTGTAAAGTATCTCTTCTACTAACTCAAAAGGTAGCACAGGTGAACGCTTTGACAACTTTGAAGAAGCCATGTAAATATTCGGAAAACTATTAGGTAGTCGAAGATCAAATCTAATTTAGGTTTTGTGaacattttgtatatatagCCTTTCCAACTTAAATTTCTATAATACCCTTAATCTTAAAATTGCTGAAATAAAAAGCAAATTATTATAAAGGAGGAAACAAATAAGTAAACTGAGAAAAGAAATCAACAAATAAGTAGCTttgtaggatttttttttttttttacataaatacgtgttttccatttttttcttctcgAGTATATTGGAAAATTAATATCTATAACAGTTTGTTATTTTCAGGATATAATTTTCTAATCTAATTAAAAAGTCCAGTGATATAGACTGTAATGTATTTATAACAATGATTTATATTAgggaaaattatgaaaatagaaCAAAAATTTACTAATATTACTACGtactatctatactattaattatttaagaaacgatttagctgatttggttgatttttcatgattttaggCTGCatcaataattttaattaaaaatttcatattcatatgtttaaagaaaaacagtttttatgtaattattatgaataatattaaataagaGTAATGTTGGAAAGACTATACAGTATATATAAAACTGGCTCATTTTTGGAGTTAATAGGCTCCCTAGGCAAAACTCCACTGAAAATTTCAAGCTCGTCACAAGAAACCTAGAGAAAAACATGATCATGATGTATTTGATTGACTAATGACTGACCATGATCATTATGTATGCTAAAAAGAGCATATGAAACTTTTTGTTAAGTTTTATCATTATTTGATTATTCCACTAACCAAATCCTTACAAATCATTACAATCTGCTTGACTAGACACAGTACATAGTTATATGAATCTACAATGATTATCCTTACTAGCTCTACAGGGcattatttaaatatgttaatgtagCCATTACATAGAGAAAACCATACGTATATAACAGGCTAGAGAGAGTTAAGTAAGTAGAATATTGGTGTTGTAGGTGCCTCCGGCGGTCCAATCTGCTGGAAGAGCATTCTGGGATTCGACCCAGTTGAGACCGGCGCTTCCATAGACTAAAAACCTCAAAGAGAGAGTGCCTCTTGGTGGATTCTGATAATCATGAACCGCTCCAAACACTCTTCTCATGCGTTTCCACTCTTTGCAGTCCTCCTGAATCATATAGtcatgttcaaatctactcacaAAACGTCAAAACTCTTTTGCATACAACTATGCTTTGAACCTCCAAATTTTTAagagttaatatatatttataaatcaggTACTTTGTTCGCACATACGGATATAATCATCTTATACTTATTAGTTATATATGTCTTATTATAATTTAAcgtacattttattttttcaaaaacttcaaatcaaacatcaaatatttatatatgacaattattttcatcaaaatgtatatgtttagttttgtgttgaaactttaaaaatactcacatattagaaatattttataaaatatctttatacaaaatttttacttgattaatatttaactataaattttcatatcttaagttttgaatttttacaactaaaaacattatttccaggtaaaaacacaatataaataaaaattatcttatttcttaaaatatgtttttatttgacattttattatattaatttataatcaattgtctaatataacatatatatttaatattattaatattttttttaattatataaaatatattaaaaaattcattaatggtatCATTGACATTAATTACTTTAACTGTCAACGGGAGAGCTCAAATGCTAAAAAATCACttcatagataataatatagattcctaaatttttttaaaaaaattattaaaacttttacTAAATTGTCTATGCTTCTCAATATTTTAGGACCGGTCATGTATTAACGATGAGCGTCTGCAGAATACATAGTGTTAAAGTTCAATAAGTGTTGAAACTAGCGCTAAACATCCTCAAAAACTAGATATTATGTTAAAAGTGATCAATTACCTGCCAGAATTCAACGGCGAGGATGTCGTTGACACCACCAACGTACAAGATAAGGACGGCAAGATAATGAGGATTATAGCTTTTCTCATGGATCTTATACACCAGATTGTACCCTCCGTACCGGCAAGGGACCCTCTGGTACTCAACGTCAACCACACCAAAAGAGTAGAGCTGAAACTCTGTGCCCGGTCGAGCCATACGTCCGTACGCCTTAGGGCTAAAGATGAAGTCCGTACCATCTCCTTCTCCATAGTCCGTAGCCACTACGTATACTCCTTCCTCATTGCAGTGTGGAGGTATTTTGCATCTCaccttttttaataattaataattaatgatattaGTTTAGTAATGATAGTCTAATTACATGTATATAGCAATAGCATACTGTTGTTGATGAAATATTAGATTAGATAAAATATGAAAACCTGGTAACAAGCACCACAGCCAGCTCCATTTTTCCATAGTCGAGATGAAACACCACTTACTTCACCATCATTGATATCTCTTCCAAATTCTCCATACCCACATGCTCCTCCTAAATAATATTCATATTCTCAtcagtaaatatttatttttttatcagcagattgttttgaaaaaactatatattaaacGTAATGTCATACTCGACCCAAAGACATCATCTTCCTATAAACCATATACAGATCCGGTCCAAAACAAAAGCCGGTTAAACCTTCATTTAAGAGACATCTAATATGAAAAAAGCatttaagttaaaatattttaggcttttaaaaaaatattcatatgtgGAGTATATATTAAGAGTTTGGATAAACTTGGTAGATGTTacataagaaataataattattaagcTTGATAATGATATTGACTATTTGAGTTGTTTCTGTTAATGTAGCTTTTCCAATCATGcttcataatattataaaaataaaataatcaatttactcaaatatatatacataagaaaataattcaaatacGTACGGGAATTTCCTTTGCAGTCGGGGCTGCCATAATAAGTAGCTCTAGAGCTAACAAAGTCATCAGATAGACAAAGAAGAGGCAAGAGGACAATGACTTgaacaagcagaagaagcaaaACGTGAGACTTCTTCATATGGTTATATGTAACTATTGCAATACTATTTTAAAAGTGGTTTGGGAAATAGATTAGTGTTACAAAAGATATGTGATGGTAGAGGAGAAGTCTAATatggtatttatagttgaaGGTAGAGTgcttattataatattataagcaTTTGCTCAAGCATTGTTactatttcttttctttccacTTGGCAAAAGCTatctcaaatttatattttcgcTAAAAACGCGTACTTGCACTACCCAAGTAAGAAATTGGGGAGGTAAGAGGTTGGTCGTGACCTAAACCTAGTTTCAATGTcattatcattattttcttatagcTGGGGATCACATAtcgaaattctttttttttttttgaatgaaagtaaaattataatcaaacaaaaactGTGTTACATCTTGTGCTTCTGTTTTACTTATGAACTCATAaggcaataaaaataaaagattctaACCACCTATTACGATGGTGTTAGATCTTCTCTCGTGCCAAACCAAGTACGCAGACTTCTCTCCAAGTAGGCGTGGCCTCTTGCTTTGACTGCAAGCAGATGCAATCTGATCGTTTTATCAACGAGTTTGCTCAGAGTAATGGCATCCTTTGGTTCTTCACCATGTCTCCTCGAGTTTCTTTCCCTCCAGATACTGTGAACTGCTGCCTGCAGGGAGTATCTGATAAGGAACAATTCTGTGGCAGGAAAGATCGAGCCAGATATTATAGTGATAATGGTATTCCAGTCTGTGGTAAAGCCATCTTTGAGAAGCCCTTGTACCAATGATTTCCAAACCTTAGATGAGTAGGTACATTGGAAAAAGAGATGATGGCAAGTCTCTTGCACTTCATGACATAGAGTACACTCTGCGTTTATGGTAGCATTCCAAGCTTGCAttttatacttttgagaaaTTTACCTATCGTATATGTTTTGCGGTGAAAGGAGTAAAGATACATATATTGCAAAGTTAAGTTACATTTATTGATTATACAATTTTCTGATCATGATTAGTAAACAAGAAAATTCGAAAGCAAACTATATTAGTTGATTTTAAAGAAACCAAATTACCTCATTATTGATAGGAATTACCATTGGACTGACATGTTCAGTCTCGCTTTACTTATGGTCATGTTGATCTCATCAAAGATATTTTTCGCTCAATGCAGATATGATTGGCTAAATGGACACAAGCCACGATTCAAGTAATTATGTGGTTGCCTAAACACTTGTTTCACATATGTTTTCTGTAGCGGCATTCACAAACTTAGATCAAAGACAATGGACTTTGAAACTGTTTTTGCaatgaaaagagaaaaagatatgCATATGTTGAAAAATTATTCATGGCCTCGACCAGACCAGTAGGATAACACCTATGCTGCTATTATTTGGTTAGTGCATTCTCGCCTTTAACCACTGTACATAACTAAATACCGTGTGtgccatattctacattttgaATTCAGTGTAGAAAATTATGTATCAAATAATCtaatcataagaagaagaaaaactgagTGAGTAATATCAAAAGACAGTGCAATATAAAATGGTGGGGTACCATAGCTTTTGGGTCTAGCAATTATTGCCTGCAAAACGAAGTTCATTACACCTAGTCTTTAATAGATTGATTTTTGATTAGTTGTTTGGTGCAGTGAATGAAAGTATTCTATAGAATATGATGAGCGTGCTGTTTTTCTGGAATCACAAAGGTTTCATTGGTTTTCTTTCACTACTAGCTATTTAGTATTAATACTAGGTTAGGTTAAGATCAGTGCCTTGCGCGGGGTgaatattgtatttaaaaattattttacgtattatatgtttttaacatatgatgaaataataaatatatactgaataattaaaaaaatcattaacattacatatataattaaattggtgtgaacatataaataaattttattaatccaaacaatatttttttctatttgataggatatataattaaatttaaatgatattaacatataatatgttttaatattagtgtctattaaatgatgctttctatttgtatgtttttttttatcaattctatcttttatagcaaaaaaaaaataaattactgataacaattttattgtgagattaatagttttagtatttagtattttataatttttaaaaaaattaagttgtcaatgtttgtTTGAAGCTTTTATcagaaaaaaatgttcaaactaaattttgaaattaaaatttatgtattttatatggtatatagtttaatttaaaatgatatagatatcttttaatcttaataattattaaatgagactttctacttacatgattttgtaatcatttgtatcttgtcataataaaatttttaaaccaataaacaaaatttgaatttgagacttttaacacttttagtaatttatagtcattttttaaatttcaaaaaataaaacatatacagaaaaatataattttattatatggttaatgtggatgtttaatttattttaatagtttaaaattaaataaatatgatagatggtacactaatttttatcaaatcttaattattcaaaatcattaattatcatatatattttagtcacattagacaattctataacttttatttaaggaaatataaAGAACGTTactaataaatttatgtttagtttaataaaaagtttattatatatttagatggaccaacttatttctctatagattctaaaaatcattgtATTGATGACATGCATGTGGCTACAAaataatgttgtaatgtttctcaattaatatataaggaataTGTATTGGATAACTATTGTTTTTTCAGCTAATAAACATAAACCGGTTTTGATAATTATtgctaaaaaaattatattgcaTGTTATTCGAATTAATTTGGATCAAGTAAACATAATTAACATTTGAAGGATGTTTGAGTTTGATCAGCTGGTTGTGTTACAAATGAAATTTTCTTCCATGCCACATGATATTTTGGACTCTAAAACCCCctctaaaaaaagaaaaatagttatCCAATACATAGAAATATATGGCAAACTTTATAATATCATTTATGTGATCTAATTCATACATCGAACAAGATATTTCATGAAATATTTCTATGTTTGATGTTCAAATTAAGATAAACACACCCCGTAAAGTAACACTTTCTCTTAATTgtgtataaaataatttagtagTGTGAGATGTCAATAAGATAACACATTGGGTAGCAGCcatgatttttatttgtaaacGATCGTTATTATAATGTAAATAAGATTAGGATGCTATGTCTTTATATAAAACTACTTCATATTAAACCCTTTTTGCTGTTGGTCTGGTTGTAGTCCACTTAAATGATACTACCTCCGTTCctgaaagtaagatgttttagattttttttgttccacaaagataggttttctatattgttaaggtatttttttatacttttgaggaacattaattgaaaatatttgaattggttaaatttcattggtggaaagttattggaaagtgtataataaagtaaaaagtaatttaaattataaacatttattaaatttttaataagcgtgcatactctaaaaaatcttactttcaggaacagagggagtatttcTAGTCCCCTACCTTCGTAGAAATATTCTCTTTGTAGCCTTTTGGAATGATATTTAATCAGGTGCAGTCAGAGTTCCGCCCAGAGATTCAATCCACAAGAatgtttatttaaaatcattatcgCTTGACACAAATAGCTTTTTGAGATAATAGGTATTTCATGTTTTGGTTAGTTTCTTGGTTGGTTATATTAAATCTACTGACGCTAACAATGGTTGTTTGGACAATGGCCGTCTCATGTTAATGGACTTACTAGTTTAGGAAGATTTTTCAAGATTGAAAACATCTTCTAGTCAATCATGCTTAACAGCGCAATAACTTGGTGTGGTGAATTCTTACGCCACAAGAATCCAGATTCGCCGGCACGTAAGGAGCCCATGACGTCACTAGAACAGTATACATGTCAAGtccaataattaaaaaaaccatTGCGTGTTTGTGACAAGTGTAGGCTTTTCATAGGTAAGAAGGATTTACACATAATGGGGTTGGTGAGTTCAACTGTTATGTCATCTCTCAATAATCTCTCTATCCAGTTCGAAAAATGGTAAAACTCGAGCATAcaaatgaaaatatgcattacgCGAGTGAGCAGACGAAGTTGATTAATTTAAAAAGTTCAAAACATTGAAAATTACACCAATTCTGTTTCTCGGCATTCACAAGCCTACACATAATAGGTTTGTCTATGTTTGATAACCCTAAAAATTCTACACAAcatttttcacatttttcaaGACTTTAACTCGGTTTTGTGCCGATCAACGGTTCAACGATTACCCCTTTGATCTGCGCTCAAACCAACAACCTATAAATCACAGCAAAAACGTTAATGTCAGAGTAAATTAAACTTTGATAAAGGATAAGCCAATAGAATTAGAAGTCATAACAAAATGATAATGTCGTAAAAAGTCATTCCATTGCCAAATAGATTTACAAGCAGAATAACATTACTTTTAGTCACCCGGGACCAATCAACGCTAGGTGTTAATATGCACTGCAAATGATTAAAGAAGGCACAGTGGTTtgagattattaaaaaaactttgcACAGCCAACGAGATGAGTTTTAGTGTCTGAAGGAGCACAATCCTTGGGGCATGTGTTGGCCTTCTGTGGTGAAGTTTGTTATAATGGGCAATGAAAATGATATCACTAAAAGAAAATGGGAAGTAACTATTGCAACTAAAGGGGATGCAGAACTAGAAAACTAGAGGGAGGCCACTATAAGCACTTACATTAGAAACTATATGTCCCTCGGTATTCGTTAGGTTTCTACAAGGCTATTGCTTGAATGGTAAAGTAGTCATCGTGAACCATTAGTGGGGTGTAAAAAGTGTTTGAGCTTTTACAGGTGTTCCTCTTTTATAAGTAAACACTCCTAACTCTTGCATGGGTCCAAAACTGACAGAACGAAAGTATACTTGCACAAGTGTAATTTTATGATTTGTGTGATTAAAAGCTATTAAAGTCCAGCAGGCAGTTTCATGATCATTATCATCAATATGAAGAACGAAAAGCGAGAAAGTTTCAGCATTTACCTGTTAATCATGAGGGATTTTGGAAGATACTTCTGACGTTTAGATGAGTTGTGCCTTTTTAAGGTCGGACACAACTCCTCTGTCTTGGCTGCCCCTTTCGTTGTAAACAACCTGCAAACAGATTACAGGAAGAGAATAATTCAACTCTGCAGCAGATAACCAGTCTATGTTGatagaaaacaaaatcattCATGTGTCATTATATCGTACCTTATCAATGATCCCGTATTCAACAGCCTCACTGGgactaaaatattttggacgTTTCATGTCAGCTTCAATCTGCTCCGGGGATTTACCAATATGCTTTGAATACAGCTTGACCTTGAGTTTGACATTACACAGAACAGAGACACACGTGTAATCTTATCAGATAAGTTTGAAGATAAAAGTGAAGAGTACAGGAAAGAGAATGCgcacatgatttcaattttgcTAGCAAGTACATACTATTGATGGCTAATTAGGTGCATATTAAGATGTCCGTGAGCAAAAAGTCATAGAACATATCACGTACACAACTGCATACTGTTGTAAATTAAACTATGTTATTCTAAGTATATCACAAGGGTCCGCAACTGCTTTTTAACTATGTGAGTTCATTTAAAGTTGATTTTTCTCACCATTTCTGTCTTTATGTGATTGATTTCTTTCCTTGCGATTTCAACATCGGTTGCTTGGCCTTGAAATCGAGCAATGGGCTACAAAGATgtcaaataaaagaaaatatatggaTAACAGATATGCACAAAAACTAAGAATCATATAGCCTTTCTCCCAATTAGGTGGGAAACAGACGCCACTTACAATCTAAAATAAAGATCACGAAGAACCTGTTTTATCATTATAGTGGATGAGGGCAATGCAGAACGGTTTCCTTTAGCACCAGCAGTCAGAAGCAAAGCAGCTTCACCCCAAGCATTCCCAACGCAAAGAGTAAAGATTGGTGGTTTGACATACCTGAAGTCGAAAGATAATATAAGAGATTATTCTTGCATGGATATATGCTCAGTCTCCCAAAAATAACAAGTAAAAAAAagcataacataaaaaaaattcttcaattTTGCGGTTTAGAATACTCGGGAAAACAGTTCCAGGATTAGAGTCTAGCCATAGATTCTTGTTTAGAAAGAGATACAAGGATGAAGTAAATTAAAGAAGAGGGATAAAGAATACTAACCCCATGACATCATAAATTGCAAAAGCCTCGGTATCATAGCCCAACTTCTCACCATTctgaaatgtaaaaaaaattgaattctcTTAAAACATTATGAAGATTAGGTAATGAATTATAGACCACAATTTCAAGGTCACTATTAAAGGATGCGTTCTCAAAGATGGAAGACTTTCTAATGGAAGCTTACCTTGGTCGTCCCAGTGGAGTTTATGTAGAGGTAAATAGGCTTTTCCTCGTCTTCATACTGAAGGTAAAGAAACTCTGCGAGTATCAACTCAGTGACTGAAGGTACAAGAGACATTCCCAAATATACAATTCGGTTTTTGAACAAATACGATGCCAAATCAGGAGGAGGTTGTTCGTGCGCACTCCCTTTTGAAAAAGGTATAACCTGTTGATTGAAGGAACCAAGCACACTCAGAAAAACCATGGGAACAAATAAAGACTCAACAAACGTGAAATACATAAACAAAACTAGCAATCCAACTGCGATAGGTAAGTCAAAAACACAATAAGTGATGAATAAGCAAATGGCACACACAATTGAGTGAAACCTCTGCCACATTCTCAACTTCCTTCTCATAAGGCAATCACATAGCACATAGATTCTTCTAATAGTACACGGTTCAAACTCAACCCTCTATATAAACATGTAGCATTACCGATCAATCAAACAACTGCAAGCCCTGAACATTCTCCTCGTTGTGAGGCGTGAGCTAGTTTGCCTATGTTTAGTCACTCTAATCTATTGGTTTTCGCCAGCTCAAAATTAAGGAACAATAGTTGATCGACGTACGAGCCAGCCAATACAATTCATGGATAATCACTAATCTACAGCCACGAAAACCTCGATTTCGAAATCCTAACAGTATTTATAGCTTTGTTAATCGAGATAAACGATGTGAAATGTAAACATTCAGGTACCATAGTGACAACTCCGCGCTTAGGCTTCGAACTGGAGAGATTTAACGGATTAAGCGATTCGGAACGAAGCTTGGCGCCGCAGAAGTCGCTAGAGATGCTTCCTCCGGTGTACGGGGAGAGTAAGCCATTCGAGAGAGAAGCTCTGAGCGAAGAAGACGAGCATCTCACTTTAGATCTCAGATTGCGTGTCGAAGACGGGATTATCGCTGACGTACGAGCTCGGAAAGTTGTGAAGCTCGTCGCAGTCGCTGCTGCTACCTCCATTTTTTCCCCCTTTgttgcagagagagagagagagagagagagtcgtcGGAGACACCTAAACGATAACGAACGATCCTTATCAAATTGGGCCACATGTGGGCtataaaaattcaaacaatAGGCCCTTTCAGCTTCTATATGGACCGGGAATTTATACCGGTTTAGAAAATCCAATCGGAACCGAATTAAACCGGTTTTAAAAAGAGAACCATTCACGAGTCAGTAGACTAGCAAACAAAAACATCCACCACAGAGAATCTTTTGTGTCGTATTAATTTTGCGttctttcttttataaaacaaacCAAATGAGTGAAAGTGAAGCACTGAAACCTGAATCGTTCCATTAAATCCTCAGCGAAGATGCGCTCGCTTCACCTAATCTccttcgtcatcatcatcatcatcagtaaGTATGAATCTTTTAGATTCTTCACAAGCTTTTATTCATAACTGACAAGGTTCTCATTACCTTGGCGAAGGTCTTTTAGCTAAAGCTTCGAAAAGCGACGATGGGTTTTGCTCAGCGCCTTCGATCACTGAATCAGACGAGAAGACGAAACCCATTTACTGGAAAGTCACGAATCCAACACTCTCTCCTTCTCACCTCCAAGGTTCGGATGTGTTTTCTTTACATCGATCCTCACTTTCTAGCTTCGTGTCATCGAAAGTTTGATACTTTTGTTGGTCAAgttcgattttttttatgttctaGGTCGAGTTTACTTGGACTTAGTGCTTAATCTGAGCTCCTGTCTTGCAAAAAGCTCTTAACTTCTGATCATTTAGGTGCTTGGCATAGTATCTATAGTTCAGTTCTGTGGATACTGATTCGTCTCTTTCTGAAAAGTTGTTCCTTTTGTATATTTAAGACTAGTTTTCTTATTAAATTTGGACCTTTGTAAAAGTGTTTTGAGCAGTAAGTTTCTGGTTCTGTAGACTTGCCTGgttatacaagaagtgtatACAAACGAGATCATGCCTTAATAACACCGGAAAGTCATGTATACAGCCCTTTACCTGACTGGTACGTACATCTCTTTTCTTACTTTTGATAGCTTCAGAAGTATACAAGTTCTTGAGCTTACTTGTTTCTTAAATTTTGACAGGACAAATACATTAGGGGCGTATTTAATCACACCTGCGATGGGTTCCCATTTTGTCATGTTCTTTGCCAAAATGAAAGGTCTGTTATCAATAATATCAAGTTCTTGAGATTATCCTTCTTTATATTCTTCATTTTGGATGATATAACTGTCTATGAGTATGAACCAGCTTTTGTGTACATGTCCTTGTTATTACAACATTAAGTGCTTTAAGGTTTAGAGATTTGCGGCGTTATATAATCTACTCGTAgaatttttttgatcatttagcTGAGTTTTAATATCTCTTGCAGAAATGTCAAGTTCAGGTTTACCTCCAAAAGACATAGAGCGGTAAGCTCTCTCTTTCTTTAACGTAAATTTGTACTTATCATCAACTTTCTGCTGATTATTTCCTTTCAATGtcttgaatcttcttcttcaagtctTGTATTCGTGGTCGAGGGTGCTGT includes:
- the LOC106440142 gene encoding ATP-dependent Clp protease proteolytic subunit-related protein 4, chloroplastic; protein product: MEVAAATATSFTTFRARTSAIIPSSTRNLRSKVRCSSSSLRASLSNGLLSPYTGGSISSDFCGAKLRSESLNPLNLSSSKPKRGVVTMVIPFSKGSAHEQPPPDLASYLFKNRIVYLGMSLVPSVTELILAEFLYLQYEDEEKPIYLYINSTGTTKNGEKLGYDTEAFAIYDVMGYVKPPIFTLCVGNAWGEAALLLTAGAKGNRSALPSSTIMIKQPIARFQGQATDVEIARKEINHIKTEMVKLYSKHIGKSPEQIEADMKRPKYFSPSEAVEYGIIDKVVYNERGSQDRGVVSDLKKAQLI
- the LOC106440145 gene encoding expansin-like B1 codes for the protein MKKSHVLLLLLVQVIVLLPLLCLSDDFVSSRATYYGSPDCKGNSRGACGYGEFGRDINDGEVSGVSSRLWKNGAGCGACYQVRCKIPPHCNEEGVYVVATDYGEGDGTDFIFSPKAYGRMARPGTEFQLYSFGVVDVEYQRVPCRYGGYNLVYKIHEKSYNPHYLAVLILYVGGVNDILAVEFWQEDCKEWKRMRRVFGAVHDYQNPPRGTLSLRFLVYGSAGLNWVESQNALPADWTAGGTYNTNILLT
- the LOC106440143 gene encoding putative F-box protein At3g22650, encoding MASSKLSKRSPVLPFELVEEILYRIPHGSLVRFKSICKQWYSLLNDKRFIYKHLDLSREQFIQLAHHNESVNLFNLETQARSRFQGTPEIRRMIHCDGLLLCQCIEGDTSKLVIWNPVLRRFYWIEPSRQFERYSIVYGFGYNSVSRENYKIMRFNVMKNSGLEIYECKSKLWRSVDAALDSCVKLWFPHYQSLSMNGNMYWIAHRKKGNLETEIFVQSLDFTAETFKDIGCGVPFETECTSLCCASTLVLSSFGGDRLSLLHQHKRVNIELWTTNKVTDEVVCWSKYLNVTGPDLPILHSAPYYNFPTYFIDHKTSTIIAWCGEFNATKNYIDVVIYEISDGKIKKQVAEVAGHSLGYGCHNLCYVYVPSLVRLPE